One Aegilops tauschii subsp. strangulata cultivar AL8/78 chromosome 7, Aet v6.0, whole genome shotgun sequence genomic window carries:
- the LOC109784018 gene encoding protein cornichon homolog 1, with protein MVFVWLAAFFLVVTLIVLVIFQLMCLADLEFDYINPFDSSSRINKVVMPEFIVQALLSALFLLSGHWAMFLLSAPMVYYNYTLYERRQHLVDVTEIFNHLSREKKRRLFKIAALIVLLFLSLFWMIWSVLEEHE; from the exons ATGGTCTTCGTCTGGCTCGCCGCCTTCTTCCTCGTCGTCACGCTCATCGTGCTCGTCATCTTCCAG TTGATGTGCTTGGCAGATCTGGAGTTCGATTATATCAACCCGTTTGATTCATCCTCTCGAATCAATAAAGTGGTTATGCCAGAATTTATAGTGCAAGCACTTCTAAGTGCATTATTCCTCTTATCTGGGCATTGGGCGATGTTCTTGCTTTCTGCCCCAATGGTGTACTATAATTATACATT GTACGAGCGGCGGCAGCATCTTGTAGATGTGACAGAGATATTTAACCATCTTTCACGGGAGAAGAAGCGCCGTCTTTTTAAGATAGCTGCTCTTATTGTCCTCCTATTCTTGTCCTTGTTCTG GATGATTTGGAGCGTACTGGAGGAGCACGAGTAG
- the LOC109784017 gene encoding enolase 1 isoform X1: MAAATTIQSVKARQIFDSRGNPTVEVDIGLSDGSFARGAVPSGASTGTHPTLPSPPFRHGFFLVTLFAFLNAGFYQPGIYEALELRDGGSDYLGKGVLKAVSNVNAIIGPALIGKDPTEQTDIDNFMVQQLDGTSNEWGWCKQKLGANAILAVSLAVCKAGAMVKKIPLYQHIANLAGNKTLVLPVPAFNVINGGSHAGNKLAMQEFMILPTGAASFKEAMKMGVEVYHHLKSIIKKKYGQDATNVGDEGGFAPNIQENKEGLELLKAAIAKAGYTGKVVIGMDVAASEFYSEKDQTYDLNFKEDNNDGSHKISGDSLKDLYKSFVSEYPIVSIEDPFDQDDWATYAKMTGEVGQQVQIVGDDLLVTNPTRVAKAISEKTCNALLLKVNQIGSVTESIEAVSMSKRAGWGVMASHRSGETEDTFIADLSVGLATGQIKTGAPCRSERLAKYNQLLRIEEELGDAAVYAGANFRAPVEPY, encoded by the exons atggcggcggcgacgacgatcCAGTCGGTGAAGGCGCGGCAGATCTTCGACAGCCGCGGCAACCCCACCGTCGAG GTGGATATTGGGCTCAGCGACGGGAGCTTCGCCAGGGGCGCCGTGCCCAGCGGCGCCTCCACCGGTACGCACCCTACCCTGCCTTCTCCCCCGTTCCGCCATGGCTTCTTTCTTGTAACTTTGTTCGCTTTCCTCAACGCTGGCTTTTATCAACCAGGAATCTACGAGGCCCTGGAGCTGAGGGATGGAGGCTCTGATTACCTCGGCAAAGGTGTTCTCAAG GCGGTGAGCAATGTAAACGCCATCATCGGGCCGGCGCTGATCGGGAAGGACCCGACCGAGCAGACCGACATCGACAACTTCATGGTCCAGCAGCTCGACGGGACCTCCAACGAGTGGGGCTGGTGCAAACAGAAG CTCGGGGCAAACGCGATCCTCGCAGTGTCGCTGGCGGTGTGCAAGGCCGGCGCCATGGTCAAGAAGATCCCTCTTTACCAG CACATTGCAAATCTTGCCGGGAACAAGACCCTGGTGCTGCCCGTGCCAGCTTTCAATGTGATCAACGGAGGTTCTCACGCCGGGAACAAGCTCGCCATGCAG GAGTTCATGATCCTCCCAACCGGCGCCGCCTCGTTCAAGGAGGCCATGAAGATGGGAGTTGAGGTGTACCACCACCTTAAG AGCATAATCAAGAAGAAGTATGGCCAAGACGCCACAAACGTTGGGGATGAAGGTGGCTTTGCACCTAACATTCAG GAAAACAAGGAGGGCCTTGAACTGTTGAAGGCAGCTATAGCTAAGGCTGGCTACACTGGAAAG GTGGTCATTGGAATGGATGTTGCTGCTTCTGAATTCTACAGCGAGAAGGACCAGACCTATGACCTTAATTTCAAGGAGGAT AACAACGACGGATCCCACAAAATCTCGGGCGACAGCCTGAAAGATCTGTACAAGTCCTTCGTCTCCGAGTACCCTATCGTGTCGATCGAGGACCCGTTCGATCAGGATGACTGGGCCACCTACGCCAAGATGACCGGTGAGGTTGGGCAGCAGGTGCAGATTGTCGGAGACGACCTTCTTGTTACTAACCCCACG AGGGTTGCCAAGGCGATCAGTGAGAAGACCTGCAATGCTCTTCTCCTGAAG GTGAATCAGATAGGCTCGGTGACGGAGAGCATCGAGGCCGTCAGCATGTCCAAGCGCGCCGGGTGGGGAGTGATGGCGAGCCACAGGAG TGGTGAGACAGAGGACACCTTCATCGCCGACCTCTCGGTCGGCCTGGCCACG GGCCAGATCAAGACTGGAGCTCCCTGCAGGTCCGAGCGTCTGGCCAAATACAACCAG CTGCTGAGGATCGAGGAGGAGCTCGGCGACGCGGCGGTGTACGCCGGAGCAAACTTCAGGGCGCCGGTGGAGCCCTACTGA
- the LOC109784017 gene encoding enolase 1 isoform X2 — protein sequence MAAATTIQSVKARQIFDSRGNPTVEVDIGLSDGSFARGAVPSGASTGIYEALELRDGGSDYLGKGVLKAVSNVNAIIGPALIGKDPTEQTDIDNFMVQQLDGTSNEWGWCKQKLGANAILAVSLAVCKAGAMVKKIPLYQHIANLAGNKTLVLPVPAFNVINGGSHAGNKLAMQEFMILPTGAASFKEAMKMGVEVYHHLKSIIKKKYGQDATNVGDEGGFAPNIQENKEGLELLKAAIAKAGYTGKVVIGMDVAASEFYSEKDQTYDLNFKEDNNDGSHKISGDSLKDLYKSFVSEYPIVSIEDPFDQDDWATYAKMTGEVGQQVQIVGDDLLVTNPTRVAKAISEKTCNALLLKVNQIGSVTESIEAVSMSKRAGWGVMASHRSGETEDTFIADLSVGLATGQIKTGAPCRSERLAKYNQLLRIEEELGDAAVYAGANFRAPVEPY from the exons atggcggcggcgacgacgatcCAGTCGGTGAAGGCGCGGCAGATCTTCGACAGCCGCGGCAACCCCACCGTCGAG GTGGATATTGGGCTCAGCGACGGGAGCTTCGCCAGGGGCGCCGTGCCCAGCGGCGCCTCCACCG GAATCTACGAGGCCCTGGAGCTGAGGGATGGAGGCTCTGATTACCTCGGCAAAGGTGTTCTCAAG GCGGTGAGCAATGTAAACGCCATCATCGGGCCGGCGCTGATCGGGAAGGACCCGACCGAGCAGACCGACATCGACAACTTCATGGTCCAGCAGCTCGACGGGACCTCCAACGAGTGGGGCTGGTGCAAACAGAAG CTCGGGGCAAACGCGATCCTCGCAGTGTCGCTGGCGGTGTGCAAGGCCGGCGCCATGGTCAAGAAGATCCCTCTTTACCAG CACATTGCAAATCTTGCCGGGAACAAGACCCTGGTGCTGCCCGTGCCAGCTTTCAATGTGATCAACGGAGGTTCTCACGCCGGGAACAAGCTCGCCATGCAG GAGTTCATGATCCTCCCAACCGGCGCCGCCTCGTTCAAGGAGGCCATGAAGATGGGAGTTGAGGTGTACCACCACCTTAAG AGCATAATCAAGAAGAAGTATGGCCAAGACGCCACAAACGTTGGGGATGAAGGTGGCTTTGCACCTAACATTCAG GAAAACAAGGAGGGCCTTGAACTGTTGAAGGCAGCTATAGCTAAGGCTGGCTACACTGGAAAG GTGGTCATTGGAATGGATGTTGCTGCTTCTGAATTCTACAGCGAGAAGGACCAGACCTATGACCTTAATTTCAAGGAGGAT AACAACGACGGATCCCACAAAATCTCGGGCGACAGCCTGAAAGATCTGTACAAGTCCTTCGTCTCCGAGTACCCTATCGTGTCGATCGAGGACCCGTTCGATCAGGATGACTGGGCCACCTACGCCAAGATGACCGGTGAGGTTGGGCAGCAGGTGCAGATTGTCGGAGACGACCTTCTTGTTACTAACCCCACG AGGGTTGCCAAGGCGATCAGTGAGAAGACCTGCAATGCTCTTCTCCTGAAG GTGAATCAGATAGGCTCGGTGACGGAGAGCATCGAGGCCGTCAGCATGTCCAAGCGCGCCGGGTGGGGAGTGATGGCGAGCCACAGGAG TGGTGAGACAGAGGACACCTTCATCGCCGACCTCTCGGTCGGCCTGGCCACG GGCCAGATCAAGACTGGAGCTCCCTGCAGGTCCGAGCGTCTGGCCAAATACAACCAG CTGCTGAGGATCGAGGAGGAGCTCGGCGACGCGGCGGTGTACGCCGGAGCAAACTTCAGGGCGCCGGTGGAGCCCTACTGA